In Armatimonadota bacterium, one genomic interval encodes:
- a CDS encoding DNA gyrase modulator: MIERALELASGYGPAEITFAQGRSTRAEYEDDRLKQVGVAQGSHLGVRVIVDGRLGRASATDPREAEAVVARAVELAEFGSEVKFDFPGSAVAPQVKTYDPEVERTPKAELVAAGAEMLALVKAYNAEIKVGAGASWSVGERRLVNSSGLDLSDRGS, encoded by the coding sequence GTGATCGAACGGGCGCTGGAGTTGGCAAGCGGATACGGGCCGGCTGAGATCACCTTCGCCCAGGGGCGCTCAACGCGCGCCGAGTACGAGGATGATCGGCTGAAGCAGGTGGGGGTCGCCCAGGGCTCTCACCTGGGGGTGCGGGTGATCGTGGACGGCAGGCTTGGCCGCGCCTCCGCCACCGATCCGCGGGAGGCCGAGGCGGTCGTCGCCCGGGCGGTGGAGCTGGCCGAGTTCGGCAGCGAGGTCAAGTTCGATTTCCCCGGCTCGGCGGTCGCTCCGCAGGTGAAGACCTACGACCCCGAGGTGGAGCGCACCCCAAAGGCGGAGCTGGTGGCGGCGGGCGCGGAGATGCTGGCGCTGGTGAAAGCCTACAACGCGGAAATCAAGGTGGGGGCCGGCGCCTCCTGGTCGGTCGGAGAGCGCCGCCTGGTCAACTCCAGCGGTCTCGACCTCAGCGACCGCGGCAGCAG
- a CDS encoding TldD/PmbA family protein: MRDRMQEALRGSGADYAEIRIEREEGTALSFRGAELDQIVTGSSVGGMARALVRGGWGIVTFNDLSELREKLREAAACARLVARERGELAEVSRIEQAIPAPAMERDFRGVPVAEKKRVIEQYNDLMLGLHPRIHTTHASYSDRYRQVYFANSEGSYFEDTRPDVTVALTAVARDGNLVQQGRERVGRAGGFEAAVGLEAKAEAAARRAADLLAAPPVQGGSYTVVLDPQLGGVFAHEAFGHLSEADHVYENEKLRELMTLGKRFGPNHLNIVDDGSLPGGRGTHLLDDEGVPTRKTHLVKDGILVGRLHNRETAAKMGEAVTGNARAVGWSFAPIVRMTNTYIEPGTASFEDLIRDIELGLYARDMMGGQTMMEMFTFSAAYGYMIRSGEVAELVRDVVLTGNVFQTLHNIDLIADDLAWDDGGGGCGKGGQSPLPVGLGSPHVRMREVVVGGRQ, translated from the coding sequence ATGCGAGATCGCATGCAGGAGGCGCTGCGCGGAAGCGGCGCCGACTACGCGGAGATCAGGATCGAGCGCGAGGAAGGGACGGCGCTGAGCTTCCGCGGAGCGGAGCTGGACCAGATCGTGACCGGCAGCTCCGTGGGCGGGATGGCGCGCGCGCTGGTGCGGGGCGGATGGGGGATCGTGACCTTCAACGACCTCTCCGAGCTGCGGGAGAAACTGCGGGAGGCGGCAGCCTGCGCCCGGCTGGTGGCGCGCGAGCGCGGCGAGCTGGCCGAGGTGTCGCGCATCGAGCAGGCGATCCCGGCGCCGGCGATGGAGCGCGATTTCCGCGGGGTGCCGGTGGCGGAGAAGAAGCGCGTCATCGAGCAGTACAACGACCTCATGCTGGGGCTGCACCCGCGCATCCACACCACGCACGCGAGCTACTCGGACCGCTACCGGCAGGTCTATTTCGCCAACAGCGAGGGCAGCTACTTCGAGGACACGCGGCCCGACGTGACGGTCGCCCTGACCGCGGTGGCGCGCGACGGTAACCTGGTGCAGCAGGGGCGGGAGCGCGTCGGGCGCGCCGGGGGATTCGAGGCGGCGGTCGGGCTGGAGGCCAAGGCCGAGGCCGCCGCGCGCCGCGCCGCCGATCTGCTCGCGGCGCCGCCGGTACAGGGCGGCAGCTACACGGTTGTGCTCGACCCGCAGCTCGGCGGGGTGTTCGCCCACGAGGCCTTCGGCCACCTCAGCGAGGCCGACCACGTGTACGAGAACGAGAAGCTGCGCGAGCTGATGACGCTGGGCAAACGCTTCGGCCCGAACCACCTGAACATCGTGGACGACGGTTCGCTGCCCGGCGGGCGCGGCACCCACCTGCTGGATGACGAGGGCGTGCCCACGCGCAAGACGCACCTGGTCAAGGACGGCATTCTCGTCGGCCGCCTTCACAACCGCGAGACCGCCGCCAAGATGGGCGAAGCGGTCACCGGCAACGCCCGCGCCGTGGGCTGGAGCTTCGCCCCGATCGTGCGCATGACCAATACCTACATCGAGCCGGGAACGGCGTCCTTCGAGGACCTGATTCGGGACATCGAGCTGGGGCTCTACGCCCGCGACATGATGGGCGGCCAGACGATGATGGAGATGTTCACCTTCAGCGCGGCTTACGGCTACATGATCCGCAGCGGCGAGGTCGCGGAGCTGGTGCGCGATGTCGTCCTCACCGGCAACGTGTTCCAGACGCTGCACAACATTGACCTCATCGCCGACGACCTCGCCTGGGACGACGGGGGCGGAGGCTGCGGCAAGGGAGGCCAAAGCCCGCTGCCGGTGGGGCTGGGCAGCCCCCATGTGCGGATGCGAGAGGTCGTGGTGGGAGGACGGCAGTGA
- a CDS encoding rubrerythrin family protein, with protein sequence MAGLKGTRTEVNLLTAFAGESQARNRYTYFASQARKEGYIQIADIFEETANQEKEHAKRFFNLLEGGDARVQATFPAGVIGTTADNLRAAADGEHHEWGEMYPSFADTAREEGRKEVAAIFQAIAVAEKQHEKRYRGLLANVEAATVFKKEAPVVWRCRNCGYLHQGKDAPGVCPACAHPQAHFELLAENW encoded by the coding sequence ATGGCTGGACTCAAGGGAACCAGGACCGAGGTCAATCTGCTGACGGCGTTTGCCGGGGAATCACAGGCGCGCAATCGCTACACTTACTTCGCGAGCCAGGCGCGCAAGGAGGGCTACATCCAGATCGCCGACATCTTCGAGGAAACCGCCAACCAGGAGAAAGAGCACGCCAAGCGGTTCTTCAATCTGCTCGAGGGTGGCGACGCGCGGGTGCAGGCGACGTTTCCCGCCGGCGTCATCGGCACCACCGCGGACAACCTGCGGGCGGCCGCGGACGGCGAGCATCACGAGTGGGGCGAGATGTATCCCTCCTTCGCCGACACCGCCCGGGAAGAGGGGCGCAAGGAGGTCGCGGCCATCTTCCAGGCCATCGCGGTGGCGGAAAAGCAGCATGAGAAGCGCTACCGGGGCCTGCTCGCCAACGTCGAGGCCGCCACGGTGTTCAAGAAGGAGGCCCCGGTCGTGTGGCGCTGCCGCAACTGCGGCTACCTGCACCAGGGCAAAGATGCACCCGGGGTATGCCCGGCATGCGCACACCCCCAGGCGCACTTCGAGTTGTTGGCCGAGAACTGGTAA
- a CDS encoding OsmC family protein: protein MATIVRYHHGLHFCADLDSGHVTCDAFSDKGKEYPSAPELLMVSLGGCIGAVLVTYCDRHQINCEGLEIALDWEVAEHPHRIGRIAVEIHMPGPLTAGQIEILERVADQCLIHNTLLHAPEIKTRMLVKQP, encoded by the coding sequence ATGGCAACCATCGTGCGCTACCATCACGGCCTGCACTTCTGCGCCGATCTCGATTCGGGGCACGTGACGTGCGACGCGTTCTCCGACAAGGGCAAGGAGTACCCGAGCGCGCCGGAGCTGCTGATGGTGTCGCTAGGGGGCTGCATCGGCGCGGTGCTGGTGACCTACTGCGACCGCCATCAGATCAACTGCGAGGGGCTGGAGATCGCGCTCGACTGGGAGGTCGCCGAGCATCCCCATCGCATCGGGCGCATCGCCGTCGAGATCCACATGCCGGGCCCGTTGACGGCCGGGCAAATCGAAATCCTGGAGCGCGTGGCCGATCAGTGCCTCATCCACAACACCCTGCTGCACGCGCCGGAGATCAAGACCCGGATGCTGGTGAAGCAGCCGTAG
- a CDS encoding FprA family A-type flavoprotein: protein MNQPLRAAQITEHVYWVGAIDWAARDFHGYRIGRGTSYNAYLVLADKVTLIDTVKDHFEREMVTRIASVIDPQRIDYVISNHAEFDHSGCLPRVIAELRPERVFASRRGVAALADHFHFGQEITPVKEGESLSLGDMTLAFVETPMLHWPESMFTYLAQERVLFSNDAFGMHLASSARFADEVDDAIVREEAARYFANILMPLSPLVTALLEKVRKLDLAVDVIATSHGPIWRKDLDQVLARYAAWAAHPPTTKAVVAYGTMWGSTDLMARAICDGLAAGGASAVLMPLAASHRSDVAAEVLDAGALVVGSPCLNGGILPTVGDLLTYLKGLKPRNLVGAAFGSYGWSGEAVGLIENVLREMKIELVGAGVQAKFVPCDKDLQECYDLGAAAADKLKGMVSPV, encoded by the coding sequence ATGAACCAACCCTTGCGGGCGGCGCAGATAACCGAGCATGTCTATTGGGTGGGCGCCATAGACTGGGCGGCGCGCGACTTCCACGGCTACCGCATCGGCCGCGGCACCTCCTACAACGCCTATCTCGTCCTCGCCGACAAGGTCACCCTGATTGACACCGTCAAGGACCACTTCGAGCGCGAGATGGTCACCCGCATCGCGTCGGTCATTGATCCCCAACGCATTGACTACGTCATCTCCAATCACGCCGAGTTCGATCACTCCGGCTGTCTGCCCCGGGTGATCGCGGAGCTGCGCCCCGAGCGGGTCTTTGCCTCGCGCCGCGGCGTGGCCGCGCTGGCCGACCACTTCCATTTCGGCCAGGAGATCACGCCGGTCAAAGAGGGGGAGAGCCTGAGCCTGGGCGACATGACGCTGGCGTTCGTCGAGACGCCGATGCTCCACTGGCCGGAGAGCATGTTCACCTACCTGGCGCAGGAGCGGGTGCTGTTTTCCAACGACGCCTTCGGCATGCACCTGGCGTCGAGCGCGCGCTTCGCCGACGAGGTGGACGATGCCATCGTGCGCGAAGAGGCGGCGAGATACTTCGCCAACATCCTGATGCCGCTGTCCCCGCTGGTGACGGCGCTGCTGGAGAAGGTGCGCAAGCTCGACCTCGCCGTTGATGTGATCGCAACCAGTCACGGCCCTATTTGGCGCAAGGATCTCGACCAGGTGCTGGCGCGCTACGCAGCCTGGGCCGCGCACCCGCCGACGACCAAGGCGGTGGTCGCCTACGGCACCATGTGGGGAAGCACCGACCTCATGGCGCGCGCCATCTGCGACGGCCTCGCGGCGGGGGGCGCGAGCGCCGTGCTGATGCCGCTCGCGGCCAGCCACCGCAGCGATGTCGCCGCCGAAGTGCTGGATGCGGGCGCCCTGGTGGTCGGTTCGCCCTGCCTCAACGGCGGCATCCTGCCCACCGTCGGGGACCTCTTGACCTATCTCAAGGGCCTCAAGCCGCGCAACCTGGTCGGGGCCGCCTTCGGCTCGTACGGCTGGAGCGGGGAGGCGGTGGGGCTGATCGAGAATGTGCTGCGGGAGATGAAGATCGAGCTGGTGGGCGCGGGTGTCCAGGCCAAGTTCGTGCCGTGTGACAAAGACCTTCAGGAATGCTATGACTTGGGCGCGGCGGCGGCGGACAAGCTCAAGGGGATGGTCAGCCCTGTGTAG
- a CDS encoding rubredoxin: protein MKKYICTICQWVYDPQVGDPDNGVNPGTAWEDLPEDWVCPECGVPKDLFEELT, encoded by the coding sequence ATGAAGAAGTATATCTGCACCATTTGCCAGTGGGTCTATGACCCCCAAGTCGGCGATCCGGACAACGGGGTCAACCCCGGCACCGCCTGGGAGGACCTCCCCGAGGACTGGGTGTGCCCCGAGTGCGGGGTACCCAAGGATCTGTTCGAGGAGCTGACCTGA
- a CDS encoding tetratricopeptide repeat protein has product MWKWVLIALSVAALGTAAGTGGSWLPPLLTSLRVHPDRVQAVTGLVQLGIGVLDLIIAVIALLVAIRSHREWQANRDQVVAGRDVQTGGQRIEGSVGGDAAGGDISYGDKVKGDKYQAQTINITPGPPGAGTATALHQLPSPPRDFTGRQAELQELIVQLETRGVTISGLAGMGGIGKTALALVLADRLKQDYPDAQFYLDLKGTSDQPVTAADAMAHVIRACHPDAKLPESEDELAGLYRSCLDGKRALVLMDNAASAEQVKPLLPPAGCVLMVTSRQRFTLPGLVRKDLDVLPAGDARDLLLKIASRIGDRADEIADLCGRLPLALRAAASLLNVTPDLDPEDYAQKLRDERGRLKGIGKEGVDLDVAASFGLSYERLPAEAACVFRRLAVFPGSFDAAAEERVCEDEGHAHLSELVRRSLVEWDKATGRYRLHDLMRLFADERLEDAERAAAQRRHAEHYKAVLAAADDRFLEGGGAILRGLALFDLERSNIEAGQAWAAGHAGKDDSAARLCSAYPDAGAYVLDLRQHPRERIGWLESALAAARRLKDRQAEGNRLGNLGIAYHQLGEPRRAIEYHEQQLTIAREIGDRRGEGNALGNLGLAYADLGEPRRSIEFYEQHLTIAREVGDRQGEAGALGNLGNAYLRFGDARRAVNYYEQALAIHREIGDRRGEGNDLGNLGLAYADLGAPRRAIEFYEQALAIDREIGDRRGEGNDLWNMAVALDRLGEPEQAIANAEAALAIYEQIEDPAAEKVREQLARWRGEA; this is encoded by the coding sequence GTGTGGAAATGGGTCCTCATAGCCCTGAGTGTCGCGGCGCTGGGAACAGCCGCAGGAACCGGTGGCTCGTGGCTGCCGCCGCTCCTCACTTCGCTTCGTGTGCATCCCGACCGGGTGCAGGCCGTCACGGGGCTGGTGCAGCTCGGAATCGGCGTACTTGATCTCATTATCGCAGTCATCGCGCTGCTCGTAGCCATAAGGAGTCATCGCGAGTGGCAGGCCAACCGCGATCAGGTCGTCGCCGGGCGTGACGTGCAGACAGGCGGGCAGCGAATCGAAGGCTCGGTGGGCGGCGACGCTGCCGGAGGGGACATCAGCTACGGAGACAAGGTCAAGGGCGACAAGTACCAGGCGCAGACGATCAACATCACCCCAGGCCCGCCTGGGGCCGGGACCGCCACCGCCCTCCACCAGCTCCCCTCTCCTCCGAGGGATTTCACCGGACGCCAGGCGGAGCTTCAGGAACTGATCGTTCAGCTTGAGACGCGCGGCGTCACCATCTCCGGCCTGGCGGGGATGGGTGGCATCGGCAAGACCGCGCTGGCGCTGGTGCTCGCCGACCGGCTCAAGCAGGACTACCCCGACGCGCAGTTCTACCTCGACCTCAAGGGCACGAGCGACCAGCCCGTGACCGCCGCCGACGCCATGGCCCACGTCATCCGCGCCTGCCATCCCGACGCCAAGCTGCCGGAGAGCGAAGACGAATTGGCGGGCCTCTACCGCTCCTGCCTCGACGGCAAGCGGGCGCTGGTGCTGATGGACAATGCCGCTTCCGCGGAGCAAGTCAAGCCGCTGCTGCCACCGGCGGGCTGCGTGCTCATGGTGACCTCGCGCCAGCGCTTCACCCTGCCCGGGCTGGTGCGCAAGGACTTGGATGTCCTGCCTGCCGGCGACGCCCGCGACCTGCTGCTCAAGATAGCATCCCGCATCGGCGACCGGGCCGACGAGATCGCCGACCTCTGCGGGCGCCTGCCATTGGCCTTGCGGGCGGCGGCGAGTCTGCTCAACGTGACCCCGGACCTCGACCCGGAGGACTACGCGCAGAAGCTGCGGGATGAGCGCGGGCGGCTGAAGGGCATCGGCAAGGAAGGGGTTGACCTGGACGTCGCGGCGTCCTTTGGCCTGAGCTATGAGCGGCTGCCGGCGGAGGCGGCCTGCGTATTCCGCAGGCTGGCGGTGTTCCCGGGCTCATTCGATGCGGCTGCCGAGGAGCGCGTGTGCGAGGATGAGGGACATGCTCACCTGAGCGAACTGGTGCGGCGCAGCCTGGTCGAGTGGGACAAGGCGACCGGGCGGTACCGCCTGCACGACCTGATGCGCCTGTTCGCCGATGAGCGCCTGGAGGATGCTGAGCGCGCCGCCGCGCAGCGCCGTCATGCCGAGCACTACAAGGCCGTGCTTGCCGCCGCGGACGACCGCTTCCTCGAAGGCGGCGGGGCGATCCTGCGCGGGCTGGCGTTGTTCGATCTGGAGAGGAGCAACATCGAGGCCGGGCAGGCGTGGGCTGCGGGGCACGCCGGGAAAGACGACAGCGCAGCGCGGCTGTGCAGCGCATATCCTGACGCCGGAGCATATGTGCTCGACCTGCGCCAGCACCCGCGGGAGCGGATCGGCTGGCTGGAGAGCGCGCTGGCCGCCGCGCGGAGGTTGAAGGACCGCCAGGCGGAGGGAAATCGCCTGGGCAACCTGGGTATCGCTTACCACCAACTCGGCGAACCCCGCCGCGCCATCGAGTACCACGAGCAGCAGCTAACGATCGCCCGCGAGATCGGCGACCGGCGGGGGGAGGGGAATGCCCTGGGCAACCTGGGCCTGGCCTATGCGGACCTGGGCGAGCCGCGCCGCTCCATCGAGTTCTACGAACAGCATTTGACGATCGCGCGCGAGGTTGGCGACCGGCAAGGGGAGGCCGGCGCGCTGGGAAACCTGGGCAACGCTTACCTGCGTTTCGGCGACGCTCGTCGCGCGGTCAACTACTACGAGCAGGCCCTCGCGATTCACCGCGAGATCGGCGACCGGCGGGGGGAGGGAAATGACCTGGGCAACCTGGGCCTGGCCTATGCGGACCTGGGCGCGCCGCGCCGCGCCATCGAGTTCTACGAGCAGGCGCTTGCTATTGACCGCGAGATCGGCGACCGGCGGGGGGAGGGGAATGACCTCTGGAACATGGCCGTGGCGCTGGATCGGCTCGGCGAGCCCGAGCAGGCTATCGCCAACGCCGAGGCCGCGCTGGCGATTTACGAGCAGATCGAGGACCCCGCCGCCGAGAAGGTGCGGGAGCAACTGGCCCGGTGGCGGGGGGAGGCATAG
- the rpmE gene encoding 50S ribosomal protein L31, protein MKEGIHPEYVRARVTCACGSSFETRATKPEIRVEICSSCHPFFTGKQKLVDTEGRVERFRQKYARYEQQAAQQQAAKTSKRS, encoded by the coding sequence ATGAAAGAAGGCATTCACCCCGAATACGTGCGTGCGCGGGTGACGTGTGCGTGCGGCAGCAGCTTCGAGACGCGGGCGACCAAGCCCGAGATCCGCGTCGAAATCTGCTCGAGCTGCCACCCGTTCTTCACCGGCAAGCAGAAGCTGGTTGACACCGAGGGACGAGTTGAGCGGTTCCGGCAGAAATACGCGCGCTACGAGCAGCAAGCGGCGCAGCAGCAGGCCGCCAAGACAAGCAAGCGCTCGTAG
- a CDS encoding DUF1385 domain-containing protein, with protein MIRGPRHVATACRVADDNIAVNVEPTRSLLTRYPRLNLPLVRGTPALIDALSIGFRSLIHSANLAVEAEGQKPVSGWYFNLSIAAAFVLGVGLFVLAPSAAIHRVTTNSFALNALEGLARGLLFVIYVLIIGRLRDIRRLFRYHGAEHKVVNAYEAGRPLSAADEFSVIHRRCGTGFIFNVIVVGVLVHAVLGWPSLWVRLASRVAVLPLVAGIAYELTRLAGRHGDSLVVRALIAPGMWLERLTTAEPTPDQIEVARRAMEAALQAEAASRSGASSSDSQ; from the coding sequence ATGATTCGCGGGCCGCGCCACGTGGCCACCGCCTGCCGCGTCGCGGATGATAACATCGCGGTCAACGTCGAGCCGACGCGGTCGCTGCTCACGCGCTATCCCCGGCTCAACTTGCCTTTGGTTCGCGGCACCCCGGCCCTGATTGACGCCCTGTCCATCGGCTTTCGCTCGCTCATTCATTCCGCTAACCTCGCGGTCGAGGCCGAGGGGCAGAAGCCGGTCAGCGGGTGGTACTTCAACCTCTCGATCGCGGCGGCATTCGTGCTGGGCGTCGGCCTATTCGTACTGGCGCCGAGCGCGGCGATCCACCGCGTGACCACCAACTCCTTCGCGCTCAACGCGCTGGAGGGCCTGGCGCGGGGGCTGCTGTTTGTCATCTACGTGCTCATCATCGGGCGCCTGCGGGATATTCGGCGTTTGTTTCGCTACCACGGCGCGGAGCACAAGGTGGTCAACGCCTACGAGGCGGGGCGGCCGCTGTCGGCGGCGGACGAGTTCAGCGTCATCCATCGCCGCTGCGGTACCGGCTTCATCTTCAACGTGATCGTGGTCGGGGTGCTGGTGCACGCGGTCCTGGGGTGGCCGAGCCTGTGGGTTCGGCTGGCGAGCCGGGTGGCGGTGCTGCCGCTGGTTGCGGGCATCGCCTACGAGCTGACGCGCCTGGCGGGGCGCCACGGCGATTCGCTGGTGGTGCGCGCGCTCATCGCGCCCGGGATGTGGCTGGAACGCCTGACCACCGCCGAGCCTACGCCCGACCAGATCGAAGTGGCGCGGCGAGCGATGGAGGCGGCGTTGCAGGCTGAAGCCGCAAGCCGGTCGGGGGCTTCTTCGAGCGACTCTCAATAG